From the Ferrigenium kumadai genome, one window contains:
- a CDS encoding YfhL family 4Fe-4S dicluster ferredoxin, whose protein sequence is MALMITDECINCDVCEPECPNDAISQGAEIYVIDPNKCTECVGHYDTPQCVEVCPVDCIPKDPDHAETQDQLRAKYEKLVAAKG, encoded by the coding sequence ATGGCACTGATGATTACCGACGAATGTATCAACTGCGACGTGTGCGAGCCCGAGTGCCCGAACGACGCGATTTCGCAAGGCGCAGAGATCTACGTCATCGACCCGAACAAGTGTACCGAATGCGTCGGCCACTACGACACGCCGCAATGCGTGGAAGTGTGCCCGGTGGACTGCATCCCCAAGGATCCCGATCATGCGGAAACCCAGGATCAGTTGCGTGCCAAGTACGAGAAGCTGGTCGCGGCAAAGGGCTAA